TTTGGCGCATCGGATTGTCACATGGCGTTTCCGGGAACTGTAACTCTCCGATCAAGCACACTCGCCGCGATAACAAGGGATATCTCTGTATCTCTTTATGCTCACGGTTTCCGGAAGATCCTTTTTGTAAGCGGGCACGGCGGGAATAGAAATGCTGTTATAGAGGGCTTAAGAGAAGCTTCGGGCAGCTGCTCCGATGCTGATATGAGATACCTTCCATACTGGGAGCTTCCTGGAGCTGTGGAGAAACAGAAATTGCTGTTCTGCCCCGATCCGGGATTCCATGTGACTGTTACAGAAGTTTCAATGGTCTGGCATCTTATGGGAAAGCAAATGCCTAAGTTCAGGAAAATGAAGTATCCTCCTGAACCCCCTTCCGGTTCTGTCATATCACCGAATAAGTGGAAAGAACTCTATCCTGACGGGGGTGCCGGTTCTGATCTGAGTTTCGTTTCGGAGAAGAAAGGGGAAATATTCTTTGATTTCCTCGTGAACAGACTCTGTCATTATCTTAACTCTCTGGAGAAACATGCCAGGTAATAGTGC
This genomic stretch from Candidatus Aegiribacteria sp. harbors:
- a CDS encoding creatininase family protein, producing the protein MNLAGALSSDVKEYLSTRTTVMVPVGSLEQHGSAAPLACDTIIPVRLCAAAGHETGTAFTPAVTFGASDCHMAFPGTVTLRSSTLAAITRDISVSLYAHGFRKILFVSGHGGNRNAVIEGLREASGSCSDADMRYLPYWELPGAVEKQKLLFCPDPGFHVTVTEVSMVWHLMGKQMPKFRKMKYPPEPPSGSVISPNKWKELYPDGGAGSDLSFVSEKKGEIFFDFLVNRLCHYLNSLEKHAR